In Myxococcus virescens, one genomic interval encodes:
- a CDS encoding formylglycine-generating enzyme family protein: MSIDVIDEVPAQGGRPLEDGVGQEARSLPGMVYIPGGTFWMGSDHHYPEERPTHQVTVTDFWMDSQLVTNADFARFVEATGYVTVAERPLNPDDFPGANPALLVPGSLVFKKTLARVDLRDLTQWWFYTAGACWKHPEGAGSTWQGREQYPVVHACFEDALAYAHWAGKTLPTEAEWEYAARGGLDRKVYVWGDEFAPGGKLMANTWQGEFPWQNLNTDGFEGTSPVGSFPPNAYGLFDMAGNVWEWTSDWYQERHEANGGKPCCIPVNPRGPATSDRSLDPCLPKVKIPRRVLKGGSHLCAPNYCLRYRPAARSPQAVDSGTSHIGFRCVVRA, from the coding sequence ATGAGCATCGACGTCATCGACGAAGTCCCGGCCCAGGGCGGCCGGCCCCTCGAGGACGGCGTGGGGCAGGAAGCCCGCTCGCTGCCGGGCATGGTCTACATCCCCGGTGGGACGTTCTGGATGGGCTCGGACCATCACTATCCGGAGGAACGGCCAACGCACCAGGTGACGGTGACGGACTTCTGGATGGACAGCCAGCTGGTGACGAACGCGGACTTCGCGCGCTTCGTGGAGGCCACCGGCTACGTCACCGTGGCCGAGCGCCCCTTGAACCCCGACGACTTTCCCGGCGCGAATCCAGCGCTGCTCGTCCCGGGCTCGCTCGTCTTCAAGAAGACGCTCGCTCGCGTGGACCTGCGCGACCTGACGCAGTGGTGGTTCTATACGGCGGGCGCCTGCTGGAAGCACCCCGAAGGCGCGGGCAGCACCTGGCAGGGGCGCGAACAATACCCGGTGGTACACGCCTGCTTCGAGGACGCGCTCGCCTATGCGCACTGGGCGGGCAAGACGCTGCCCACCGAGGCGGAATGGGAGTACGCCGCGCGCGGAGGCCTGGACCGGAAGGTCTACGTCTGGGGCGACGAGTTCGCGCCGGGTGGCAAGCTGATGGCCAACACCTGGCAGGGGGAGTTCCCCTGGCAGAACCTGAACACGGATGGCTTCGAGGGCACGTCCCCCGTGGGCAGCTTCCCACCGAACGCCTACGGCCTCTTCGACATGGCCGGCAACGTGTGGGAGTGGACCTCGGACTGGTACCAGGAGCGGCACGAGGCGAACGGCGGAAAGCCCTGCTGCATCCCCGTCAATCCTCGGGGCCCTGCCACGTCGGATCGCAGCCTGGACCCGTGCCTGCCGAAGGTGAAGATTCCCCGGCGCGTCCTCAAGGGCGGCAGCCACCTGTGCGCGCCGAACTACTGCCTGCGCTACCGCCCGGCGGCGCGCTCACCGCAGGCCGTGGACAGCGGCACGTCGCACATCGGGTTCCGCTGCGTCGTCCGCGCCTGA
- the sugE gene encoding quaternary ammonium compound efflux SMR transporter SugE, with the protein MSWILLVIAGLLEVGWAIGLKYTEGFTRLVPSVLTGGAIVASMVLLGIATKNLPIGTAYGVWVGIGAVGAAIMGIVLFNEPATPARVFFLVLLLTSIVGLKVTSGR; encoded by the coding sequence ATGTCCTGGATTCTACTCGTCATCGCGGGGTTGCTCGAGGTCGGTTGGGCCATCGGCCTCAAGTACACCGAGGGCTTCACCCGGCTGGTACCAAGCGTCCTCACGGGCGGTGCCATCGTCGCCAGCATGGTGCTCCTGGGGATCGCCACGAAGAACCTGCCCATTGGCACGGCCTATGGTGTTTGGGTCGGCATTGGCGCCGTGGGCGCGGCCATCATGGGCATCGTGCTCTTCAATGAGCCGGCCACGCCCGCGCGCGTCTTCTTCCTGGTGTTGCTCCTCACCTCCATCGTGGGCTTGAAGGTCACCAGCGGCCGGTAG
- a CDS encoding GNAT family N-acetyltransferase: protein MKQKITGFHLDREDHWVADLECGHRQHMRHDPPWTVRPWVLAEDGRRSRLGVELDCKRCDEAGHAVAEAVREALRTVALRAYEDGGLSGLCAEGRWELALDALGAADLRPVIRRALAPERGEKALVSARMILRPLLPDDASAIQRLAGDREVAANAAGIPHPFEDGMAEAWIASLDARSHVFALSHSESGEFMGLAGLVEAEEERPRTAELSYWLGRAYWGQGFGTEAAQTLVRYGFETLGLESLHASCFSRNPGSRRVLEKAGFRHAGHQARALRHLGQDEDLDRFIQERSRSHP from the coding sequence ATGAAACAGAAAATCACAGGCTTCCACCTCGACCGGGAAGACCACTGGGTGGCTGACCTCGAGTGTGGCCACCGGCAGCACATGCGCCATGACCCTCCCTGGACGGTGCGCCCCTGGGTCCTCGCCGAGGACGGGAGGCGCAGCCGCCTCGGTGTCGAGCTCGATTGCAAGCGTTGTGACGAAGCAGGGCACGCGGTCGCCGAGGCGGTTCGCGAAGCGCTGCGGACGGTGGCCCTGCGGGCCTATGAGGACGGTGGCCTGAGCGGGCTCTGCGCCGAAGGCCGATGGGAGCTTGCCCTGGACGCGCTCGGCGCGGCCGACCTGCGCCCTGTCATCCGGCGCGCGCTCGCCCCTGAGCGCGGGGAGAAAGCCCTCGTGAGCGCCCGGATGATTCTCCGCCCCCTCCTCCCTGACGACGCCAGCGCCATTCAGCGCCTGGCGGGTGACCGCGAGGTGGCGGCGAACGCGGCGGGAATCCCACATCCGTTCGAGGACGGCATGGCGGAAGCCTGGATTGCCTCGCTGGATGCACGTTCCCATGTCTTCGCGCTCAGCCATTCCGAGTCTGGCGAGTTCATGGGCCTGGCCGGGCTGGTGGAGGCCGAAGAGGAGCGCCCTCGCACGGCCGAGCTCTCATACTGGCTCGGCCGCGCGTACTGGGGACAGGGCTTTGGCACGGAGGCAGCCCAGACCCTGGTCCGCTACGGCTTCGAAACGCTCGGGCTGGAATCCCTCCATGCCAGTTGTTTCTCCCGCAACCCCGGCTCCCGGCGTGTGCTGGAGAAGGCCGGCTTTCGCCACGCTGGCCACCAGGCGCGCGCGCTCCGCCATCTGGGGCAGGACGAGGACCTCGATCGCTTCATCCAGGAGCGGAGCCGCTCGCACCCGTGA
- a CDS encoding MBL fold metallo-hydrolase yields the protein MRDAFLGGGRPKRRGLWRYALGVMGLGVGVGALLTWTTTDGLQSFGARADGARLERMKASSRYQAGIFINTAGARLPQNGPDWGTLKEMLFGTQQRTPPSALPMERDVAAALAKPPESGLRVTWLGHSTLLVEIDGFRILTDPIWGERASPSTIAGPKRFHPPPLPLDALPDVDAVLLSHDHYDHLDMPTIRALVPRQVTFYAPLGVGAHLEKWGVPAERVVELDWWQEVSLGEGEGRLRMVATPAQHFSGRGLTDRNSTSWTSWTLLGSQHRVFFSGDTGLTEEFAEVGRRFGPFDVTMFEVGAFHPSWGSIHLGPQQALKAHEMVRGRTLLPIHWGTFNLALHAWDAPANELVAGARERGVSLLTPVLGRPVEPTRERADMAWWSTVQAAAVAGDAP from the coding sequence ATGCGCGATGCGTTCCTGGGTGGAGGTCGTCCGAAGCGGCGGGGCCTGTGGCGGTATGCCCTGGGCGTGATGGGGCTGGGCGTGGGCGTGGGTGCCCTCCTCACGTGGACGACGACGGACGGCCTCCAGTCTTTCGGGGCGCGGGCAGATGGGGCGCGCCTGGAGCGGATGAAGGCATCGTCGCGCTACCAGGCCGGCATCTTCATCAACACCGCTGGTGCCAGGCTGCCGCAGAATGGGCCGGACTGGGGCACGTTGAAGGAGATGCTCTTCGGCACCCAGCAGCGTACGCCGCCGTCCGCGCTGCCCATGGAACGGGATGTGGCCGCGGCGCTGGCGAAGCCGCCGGAGAGCGGCCTGCGCGTGACGTGGCTGGGCCACTCCACGCTGCTGGTGGAGATTGACGGCTTCCGCATCCTCACAGACCCCATCTGGGGCGAGCGCGCGTCGCCGTCCACCATTGCTGGGCCCAAGCGGTTCCATCCGCCTCCGCTTCCGCTGGACGCGCTGCCGGATGTGGACGCGGTGCTGCTCTCGCATGACCACTACGACCACCTGGACATGCCCACCATCCGGGCGCTGGTGCCGCGCCAGGTGACGTTCTACGCGCCGCTGGGCGTGGGGGCGCACCTGGAGAAGTGGGGCGTTCCGGCGGAGCGCGTGGTGGAGCTGGACTGGTGGCAGGAGGTGTCACTGGGAGAGGGGGAGGGCCGCCTGCGCATGGTGGCCACGCCCGCTCAGCACTTCTCCGGCCGGGGCCTGACGGACCGCAACAGCACGTCCTGGACGTCGTGGACGCTGCTGGGCTCGCAGCATCGGGTCTTCTTCAGCGGGGACACGGGGCTGACGGAGGAGTTCGCGGAGGTGGGGCGCCGCTTCGGTCCGTTCGACGTCACCATGTTCGAGGTGGGCGCCTTTCATCCATCTTGGGGAAGCATCCACCTGGGGCCGCAGCAGGCGCTGAAGGCGCATGAGATGGTGCGGGGACGCACCTTGCTGCCCATTCACTGGGGGACGTTCAACCTGGCGCTGCACGCCTGGGATGCGCCCGCGAACGAACTGGTGGCCGGGGCGCGTGAGCGGGGCGTAAGTCTGCTCACGCCCGTCCTGGGCCGCCCCGTGGAGCCGACGCGGGAGCGCGCGGACATGGCGTGGTGGAGCACGGTGCAGGCCGCTGCTGTCGCTGGCGACGCGCCTTGA